From the genome of Alcanivorax sp.:
CAAAGGTGTGGATTGCTCCGGCTTCGTCTACCTCACCTTCCTCTCGCAACTGAACATGCAAGTGCCGCGCACCACGGCTGAATTATTGAAAGAAGGCGAGCCCGTCGCCCGTAACGAACTGGCCGTTGGCGACCTGGTGTTCTTCCGCCTGGCTCGCGGCAATCGCCATGTGGGCATTTACCTGGGTGACGAGGCGTTTTTGCATGCCTCAGTGAGTAGTGGCGTTATGCAATCGTCGCTGGGGAACCCGTATTGGCGGGAGCGCTATTGGCAGGCGAGGCGGTTGGTGGGGCGGTAGCTCTCGATCCGGTTTTCTTACATCCGCAAGCTCACTTTGTAAGGGATGGCTTACATAAACAGGTAAGGGGCTGAGTTAAGGTTATTTTCCCGAATCGGGGAGCGGGCCGCTGTTTGCTGATGAGCACAGGTCTGGCGTTTCAGAGACCGTTTCGGAGACGGAATTGTAACGTGTATCGATACAGGGTACAGTGTGAATGATAGAGTCGTTCAAGGAGCGGGCGCTGGATGATTACTTCTTTAATGGCGGTGTATGTCCGGCCCCCAGGAACATTGAGGGGGCACTCAAGCGCAAACTTGAAATTCTTCACATCGCCACCGGCGAGCAGGATTTAAGGGTGCCACCAGGAAACAGGTTTGAGCACTTGAATGGAAAGTTGAAGGATTGGTGCTCGATTCGGGTCAACAAGCAATACCGCTTGGTGTTCAAGTGGGACAAGGGTAAAGCGCGCGATGTTTACCTTGATCCCCATCAGTACAGATGAAAGGTGACATCATGGTTGAGGCATTAAGACTGCCTGCGCATCAACCCACCAGCGTGGGCGCCATGCTCAAGGAAGAATTCCTCGAGCCCCTGAAAATTACTCAGGGGGAACTGGCCAAAGCAATGGGCGTCAGCCGTAAAACGGTCAATGAGCTATGCGGCAATCACCGTGGCATCACGGCGGAAACCGCGTTTCTACTTGCCAAGGTACTGGGTACAACCCCTGAGTTCTGGCTTAACCTCCAATACATGAATGACATGTGGTTGGCCATTCACAAGGAGTCCCTTGCCAAGAAGGTGGCTGCGGCCAAGTCGTTGGTTGCAGCCTGATCAGGGGGCCGGGGATTGGTCGCTTTTGGATTCGGGGTCAGATCTTTCATCCGGGTGCACGATGCAGGGCCTCGGTGGCTCGGCTTGTCGAGAAACGCATCAACGGGAAGAATGTCCTCACTCATGCGGAATACGACAAAGTCTGGTCGTGATACGCGAGAGGAGATTTATCATGACTGCAATAGCGTTCAAGGAAGCCTGTTACAGCTTCGCGCAGGCCGCGGCGCCTTACCTTCCTATCCGGGATGAGGCGCACTATGAGGAGGCGCTGGCGCTGATCGAAAGTCTGCTGGAAGAGGCTCAGGATTCCGCCGATGATCCCCTTAATGCGGTTGTCGATCTGCTGGCGCAGGCAATTGAATCCTATGAAAACAAGGATGCTGAACTTGCCGCTTTTGATCGGAGTGCAATGGAGCAGCCCGCAGATCTTGCCATGCTTCGTCTGCTGATAGCACAACACCAGCTGGGCACCGCCGATCTCCCTGAAATCGGCTCCAAGTCCATGGTGTCACGGGTGCTCTCCGGTGAACGAAGCTTGAACAAAAAACATATCGCGGCACTGGCCAGGCGTTTTGGTATTGATCCTGGGCTTTTCTTTTGAGGGGCTCGCCATTGTGATGGAGTGCACGATGCAAGACCTGACCCCAATGTCGGACCCTCTCCCAAATGCCGCGATGGTACATCAAGA
Proteins encoded in this window:
- a CDS encoding NlpC/P60 family protein, translated to MPFEPFSHSKPSATMLLCIALSACATKPTPPVQESEPPKDDNTTAELLTSDNLLLNSLLAQKEDWQGVPYRYGGLSTKGVDCSGFVYLTFLSQLNMQVPRTTAELLKEGEPVARNELAVGDLVFFRLARGNRHVGIYLGDEAFLHASVSSGVMQSSLGNPYWRERYWQARRLVGR
- a CDS encoding type II toxin-antitoxin system RelE/ParE family toxin, whose translation is MIESFKERALDDYFFNGGVCPAPRNIEGALKRKLEILHIATGEQDLRVPPGNRFEHLNGKLKDWCSIRVNKQYRLVFKWDKGKARDVYLDPHQYR
- a CDS encoding HigA family addiction module antitoxin, whose translation is MKGDIMVEALRLPAHQPTSVGAMLKEEFLEPLKITQGELAKAMGVSRKTVNELCGNHRGITAETAFLLAKVLGTTPEFWLNLQYMNDMWLAIHKESLAKKVAAAKSLVAA
- a CDS encoding transcriptional regulator, whose product is MTAIAFKEACYSFAQAAAPYLPIRDEAHYEEALALIESLLEEAQDSADDPLNAVVDLLAQAIESYENKDAELAAFDRSAMEQPADLAMLRLLIAQHQLGTADLPEIGSKSMVSRVLSGERSLNKKHIAALARRFGIDPGLFF